The following coding sequences are from one Mycoplasma tullyi window:
- a CDS encoding MSC_0618 family F1-like ATPase beta subunit, whose amino-acid sequence MIGHITKIWNNVVEATFKKEELPKVDFILTLHNNQCVLLVKRIIDDTSVRAIVIYQKQSIKIGDQVVNTNNTLKVPVGQAAKNNIYDISGIPMLKERAKNIKYVEMNSTIKKEKKIYSKHEILETGIKAIDFFMPILKGHNLGILGGAGVGKTVLMKEIIFNSSRSNSAKKNSSIFIGSGERSREGVELYQELEQSNLMKDSMMFISKMDEPPGARMSIVPYGITAAEYLRDVEKEDVLLFIDNIFRFIQAGNEVAPGLNKKPITGGYQATLDTEVSNVEDRLYATEDGSITSFQTLFLPMDDLADPSAVSIFSNLDGSLVLSREQTSKNIFPAFDPLASSSSSVSPDIIGQRHYNAIIEVKSILQKYRDLEDVILILGIDELDKDNKIIVRKALQLQNFFTQNFFVAEAYTKAKGVYVPLEETLESVIRIVEGKYINQSPEIFSFVGSNLDIPTDEELNLNKVDL is encoded by the coding sequence ATGATCGGACACATTACCAAGATCTGAAATAATGTTGTAGAAGCAACATTTAAAAAAGAAGAATTACCAAAAGTAGATTTCATCTTAACTTTACACAATAACCAATGTGTGTTGTTGGTAAAAAGAATCATTGATGATACCAGTGTAAGAGCGATCGTTATTTACCAAAAACAAAGCATCAAGATCGGTGATCAGGTTGTTAATACCAACAACACCCTTAAAGTACCTGTTGGTCAAGCTGCTAAAAACAACATCTATGATATCTCTGGTATTCCGATGTTAAAAGAACGTGCTAAAAATATTAAATACGTTGAAATGAATTCAACAATTAAAAAAGAAAAGAAGATCTATTCTAAGCATGAAATTCTAGAAACTGGGATTAAAGCAATCGATTTCTTCATGCCAATTCTTAAGGGTCACAACCTGGGTATTCTTGGAGGTGCTGGGGTTGGTAAAACCGTTTTAATGAAAGAAATCATCTTTAACTCTTCAAGATCAAACAGTGCTAAGAAAAACTCATCAATTTTCATTGGTTCAGGTGAACGTAGTCGTGAAGGGGTTGAACTTTACCAAGAATTAGAACAATCTAACTTGATGAAAGATTCAATGATGTTCATCTCTAAGATGGATGAACCACCAGGAGCAAGAATGTCAATCGTTCCTTATGGGATTACTGCTGCAGAATATCTAAGAGATGTGGAAAAAGAAGACGTACTATTATTCATTGATAATATTTTCAGATTTATCCAAGCTGGTAATGAAGTAGCACCAGGTTTAAATAAAAAACCTATTACTGGAGGTTATCAAGCAACTCTTGATACTGAAGTATCAAACGTTGAAGACAGACTATACGCTACAGAAGATGGTTCAATTACTTCGTTCCAAACATTGTTCTTACCAATGGATGATTTAGCTGACCCTTCAGCAGTCTCTATCTTTAGTAATCTAGATGGTTCATTAGTATTATCACGTGAACAAACTTCTAAGAATATCTTCCCTGCTTTTGACCCACTAGCTTCTTCATCTTCATCAGTTTCACCTGATATCATTGGTCAAAGACACTATAATGCAATTATTGAAGTTAAAAGTATCTTACAAAAATACCGTGATCTAGAAGACGTAATCTTAATTCTAGGGATCGATGAACTTGATAAGGATAACAAGATTATTGTACGTAAAGCTTTACAATTACAAAACTTCTTTACCCAAAACTTCTTTGTAGCTGAAGCTTATACTAAAGCTAAAGGGGTATACGTACCACTTGAAGAAACTCTAGAATCAGTTATTCGTATCGTTGAAGGTAAATATATCAACCAATCACCTGAGATCTTCTCATTCGTTGGTTCTAACTTAGATATCCCAACAGATGAAGAACTAAATTTAAATAAAGTTGATCTTTAG
- the mip gene encoding Ig-specific serine endopeptidase MIP: MKKRWIKYLTVSLGSALIFSSCTNAKNGSDPSSRTQSSSGSINTGPNGLYNISPDIDSIDKPIPAVDQWYNKVENNQRVVADQYPNFKATTNIVNWYLANRNNGVRPPSFWLKDRADPSHVSPFSLTNEQLKAINDKAQSLGQPKYEDAYTYGFGLPGISKTDKTLNNSIDVINDTNSTINIIYYNRRGNNLAGVDTGRSFLIANDKYKQLSKITYSIRITNELTDSDVKQDNSSHVSHDEGDNTGNWSGTTWILDYDRTSDNSYPTTWYFASNFHVLQHLQLAGDNQALIRNNKVATKKIELFQLNQDMVKVGERIRPQQARGREFQDPYLKVTSVDPTNVKTVFLGNDALKQKPNTFTQDPNYTATQTLLDFGVIRVTFKDAAEAKAVTNDYAEWKEEDKFKPAKFSYLDDEKYKSLPADSLYAFGLPTSRSDGILQREIYGNIENLRTPWINKPRNTNGVATGGGDLSWTVTQRSFVNKPGLTDVFLTVPRLGGGDFYRVNETRFSHTGLGYLLDHYAVPPGGSGSPVINDKNEIVSIIFASDNSTNTGTSLALHSDGFNYQNYYGNYNLPKYDLIYGTGDDNQTKSYRQGLRLINPGQNVNTWLFH; the protein is encoded by the coding sequence ATGAAAAAAAGATGAATTAAATATCTGACAGTATCGTTAGGTAGTGCTCTAATTTTTAGTTCGTGTACGAATGCTAAAAATGGATCTGATCCAAGTTCACGAACTCAAAGTTCTAGTGGTTCAATCAATACTGGTCCTAATGGACTTTATAATATCAGTCCTGATATTGATAGTATTGATAAACCAATTCCAGCTGTTGATCAATGATACAACAAAGTTGAGAACAACCAACGTGTTGTAGCTGATCAATATCCTAACTTTAAAGCTACTACTAATATTGTTAATTGATATCTAGCTAATCGAAATAACGGAGTTAGACCACCTTCATTTTGATTAAAAGATCGAGCTGATCCTTCTCACGTTAGTCCATTTTCATTAACAAACGAACAATTAAAAGCAATTAATGATAAAGCGCAATCCCTTGGTCAACCAAAATACGAAGATGCTTATACTTATGGGTTTGGTTTGCCTGGAATTAGTAAAACAGATAAAACCCTAAATAATTCAATTGATGTAATAAATGATACTAATTCAACAATTAATATCATTTATTACAACCGTAGGGGTAATAATCTAGCAGGTGTTGATACTGGTCGATCATTTTTAATTGCTAATGATAAATACAAGCAATTATCTAAGATTACTTATTCAATTAGAATTACTAATGAATTAACTGATTCAGATGTGAAACAAGACAATTCTAGTCATGTTTCACATGATGAGGGAGATAATACTGGTAATTGAAGTGGGACTACTTGGATTTTAGATTACGATCGAACCAGCGATAATTCATACCCAACAACTTGATATTTTGCTAGTAACTTCCACGTATTACAACACTTACAATTAGCTGGTGATAACCAAGCTTTAATCCGTAATAATAAAGTTGCAACTAAAAAGATTGAATTGTTCCAATTAAACCAAGATATGGTTAAAGTGGGTGAAAGAATTAGACCTCAACAAGCTAGAGGTCGTGAGTTTCAAGATCCTTATCTAAAAGTTACTTCAGTTGATCCAACTAACGTTAAAACGGTTTTCTTAGGCAACGACGCACTTAAACAAAAACCTAATACATTCACTCAAGATCCTAACTATACAGCTACTCAAACCTTATTAGATTTTGGTGTGATTAGAGTTACTTTTAAAGATGCTGCTGAAGCTAAAGCAGTAACTAATGATTACGCTGAATGAAAAGAAGAAGACAAATTCAAACCAGCTAAATTTTCATATTTAGATGATGAGAAATACAAATCATTACCTGCTGATAGTTTATATGCTTTTGGTTTACCAACCTCTAGAAGTGATGGAATTCTTCAACGGGAGATCTATGGTAATATTGAAAATTTAAGAACTCCTTGAATTAATAAACCACGAAATACTAATGGTGTTGCTACAGGTGGTGGTGATTTATCTTGAACTGTTACGCAAAGATCGTTCGTAAACAAACCTGGGTTAACTGATGTTTTCTTAACAGTTCCAAGACTTGGTGGGGGTGATTTCTACCGAGTTAATGAAACAAGATTTTCTCACACTGGATTAGGTTATTTACTTGATCATTACGCAGTTCCACCTGGTGGAAGTGGTTCTCCAGTAATTAATGATAAAAACGAAATTGTAAGTATTATCTTTGCTTCAGATAATTCTACAAACACCGGAACTTCATTAGCCCTTCACTCAGATGGGTTTAATTACCAAAACTATTATGGTAATTACAACCTACCTAAATATGACTTAATTTATGGAACTGGTGATGATAACCAAACCAAGTCTTATCGCCAAGGATTAAGACTTATTAATCCTGGACAAAACGTTAATACTTGATTATTCCATTAA
- the mip gene encoding Ig-specific serine endopeptidase MIP, whose protein sequence is MIKAKFRKYKYLFTLLSVSSIIVASCNYGKTATEVKPGEKSKTSNNLNDGGVSGATLDSKNKIDLPNSQVANKFENGKRYVPDQYANYDAYLNLNNVSKARHEPPVNESSTPNAGVTNPNDIDPEKLKEYDEKAKRLGLPTYRDAFGYGFLLPNIGDDGKIGQGLVERNDSFGPNLIPAYQPGFLGSGYNFKNLGDPSGFLGLPRTILNDNYRKFSKTVYSLSYSNAFPDLKKGLEADSTWTTQQKIDAKYRLFLGTTWILDYKLPEKTGEYPKTWYFASNMHVLENLLLDGIAGTDQDFRDFEHRDYEVRTNLASLTFVNYWNKDATPTGSRFATTQPQSVTQINDRTDLGFKDNTIHTQDDFNKISTPYVRVNIDPKNIKPIFLGADFLKDGSIPKERGRFSDAKSMIDFGVIEITFNNEQIAKWLTSDYANWPENEKYKFATTSLLNDQTYKDLKEDDLYAIGFPNSHDDYKIRYAGADGETIEARGDYVSYWTNKSGNYYANANPNKFLEDRKDKGGDLSWSNTRTFVNKPGVTDLLLSYPSFDGSPKVYSRIPYTNSGLGYLLDNFVPSGGASGSRIIDGSGTIRGILFGVAKSSTAGYAVALRSEGMDYEGLYGSYNLPQYDLIYGGGKDQKDSYLDQLIKRRPNEKTWLFPKGVDRANVPEQFKFKNA, encoded by the coding sequence ATGATCAAAGCTAAGTTTAGAAAATACAAATATTTATTTACTTTACTATCAGTAAGCTCAATAATTGTAGCTAGTTGTAACTATGGTAAAACTGCAACAGAAGTCAAACCAGGAGAAAAGAGTAAAACTAGCAATAATCTCAACGATGGTGGGGTGAGTGGAGCAACTTTAGACTCTAAGAACAAAATTGATTTGCCTAATTCTCAAGTAGCTAACAAGTTTGAAAATGGCAAAAGATATGTTCCTGATCAATATGCTAACTACGATGCTTATTTAAATTTAAATAACGTAAGTAAGGCTAGACATGAACCTCCTGTTAATGAAAGTTCAACACCAAATGCTGGGGTAACTAACCCTAATGATATTGATCCAGAAAAACTAAAAGAATATGACGAAAAAGCTAAGAGATTAGGTTTACCAACCTATCGTGATGCTTTTGGTTATGGTTTCTTATTACCTAATATTGGTGATGACGGAAAAATTGGGCAAGGTCTTGTAGAAAGAAATGATAGTTTTGGTCCTAATTTGATTCCAGCTTATCAACCTGGGTTCTTAGGTTCTGGATATAACTTTAAAAATTTAGGTGATCCTAGTGGTTTTTTAGGTTTACCTAGAACGATTCTTAACGATAACTATCGCAAATTTTCTAAAACAGTTTATTCATTATCTTACTCTAATGCTTTCCCTGATCTTAAAAAAGGTTTAGAAGCTGATAGTACTTGAACAACTCAGCAAAAGATTGATGCTAAATATCGTCTTTTCTTAGGTACTACTTGGATTCTAGACTATAAGTTGCCTGAAAAAACAGGTGAATACCCTAAAACTTGGTATTTTGCTAGTAATATGCACGTACTAGAAAATCTATTATTAGATGGTATTGCGGGAACTGATCAAGATTTTAGAGATTTTGAACATAGAGATTACGAAGTTAGAACAAACTTAGCTAGCTTAACTTTTGTTAACTATTGAAATAAAGATGCTACACCAACTGGTTCAAGATTTGCTACAACTCAACCTCAATCTGTAACACAAATCAATGACCGAACTGATCTAGGTTTCAAAGATAATACAATCCACACTCAAGACGACTTCAATAAAATCTCTACACCTTATGTTAGAGTAAACATCGATCCTAAAAATATTAAACCAATCTTTTTAGGAGCTGACTTCTTAAAAGATGGTTCTATTCCTAAAGAAAGAGGTCGATTTAGTGATGCTAAAAGCATGATCGACTTTGGTGTTATTGAAATTACATTCAATAATGAACAAATCGCGAAATGATTAACTTCAGATTATGCTAATTGACCTGAAAATGAAAAATACAAATTCGCTACTACATCATTACTAAACGATCAAACTTATAAAGATTTAAAAGAAGACGATTTATACGCAATCGGATTCCCTAATTCTCACGATGATTATAAGATCAGATACGCTGGAGCAGATGGAGAAACCATCGAAGCAAGAGGGGACTACGTTTCTTACTGAACAAATAAATCAGGTAATTATTACGCTAACGCTAATCCAAATAAATTCTTAGAAGATCGCAAAGATAAAGGTGGAGATCTGAGCTGATCAAACACCAGAACATTTGTTAACAAACCTGGTGTAACTGATTTATTATTATCTTACCCATCATTTGATGGTTCACCTAAAGTTTATTCAAGAATACCTTACACTAACTCAGGTTTAGGTTACTTACTGGATAACTTTGTACCTTCAGGTGGTGCTTCAGGTTCAAGAATTATTGATGGTAGTGGTACTATTAGAGGTATCTTGTTCGGGGTTGCTAAATCTTCAACAGCTGGTTATGCAGTAGCTCTTAGAAGTGAAGGTATGGATTACGAAGGTTTATATGGATCTTACAACTTACCTCAGTACGATTTAATCTATGGTGGTGGTAAAGATCAAAAAGACTCTTACCTTGATCAGTTAATCAAGAGAAGGCCAAATGAGAAAACTTGATTGTTCCCTAAAGGTGTAGATAGAGCTAACGTTCCTGAACAATTCAAATTTAAAAATGCCTAA
- the rpoE gene encoding DNA-directed RNA polymerase subunit delta, producing the protein MASLIDKAYEVAQKNFVKKEFTFNDLWKLVIKDESFNKKDAQDLIGAFYTDLIQDTRFVYVGDQKWLIKSMMLHDEWAKLSETLHNQQEYLEEGYEHVKVQVEVDESSPEISNEGEESSLIDDNIIVDSTEEEN; encoded by the coding sequence ATGGCTTCATTAATTGATAAGGCTTACGAAGTTGCCCAAAAAAACTTTGTCAAGAAGGAATTTACCTTTAACGACTTATGAAAACTAGTCATTAAAGACGAGAGTTTCAATAAAAAAGATGCTCAAGATCTAATTGGAGCATTCTATACTGATTTAATTCAAGACACAAGATTTGTTTATGTTGGTGATCAAAAATGATTAATTAAATCAATGATGCTTCATGATGAATGAGCAAAACTATCTGAAACCTTACATAACCAACAAGAATACCTTGAAGAAGGTTATGAACACGTAAAGGTTCAAGTTGAGGTTGATGAATCTTCTCCTGAGATTAGTAATGAGGGTGAAGAATCTTCATTAATTGATGACAATATTATTGTTGATTCAACAGAGGAGGAGAATTAA
- the fba gene encoding class II fructose-1,6-bisphosphate aldolase: MSKLVNAKAMIQRATKEGYAIAHINTNNLEWTRAILSAAQETNSPVIVAASEGAVKYMGGYKAVYHIVDDAINSLNINVPVALHLDHGTYEGVFKALEAGFSSVMFDGSHLAFEENYEKSIKVIEAAKKYDASVELEVGTIGGEEDGVVGNGELANPQECKKMKDLGCDMLAAGIGNIHGIYPESWKSLNFEVLSELKKASDASLVLHGGSGIPNEQVKKAISLGVTKVNVNTECQLAFAAATRKYILEEKDLDQHKKGYDPRKMLKPGFEAIKATCIEKIKLFGSENKA; encoded by the coding sequence ATGTCAAAACTAGTTAATGCTAAAGCAATGATTCAAAGAGCCACTAAAGAAGGCTATGCCATTGCTCATATTAATACGAACAACTTAGAATGAACTAGAGCTATTCTATCAGCTGCTCAAGAAACTAATTCACCTGTTATTGTAGCAGCTAGTGAAGGTGCTGTTAAATACATGGGTGGGTATAAAGCTGTTTATCACATAGTAGATGATGCAATCAACAGTTTAAATATCAATGTACCAGTTGCTTTACACCTTGATCATGGTACTTATGAAGGTGTATTTAAAGCCCTAGAAGCTGGTTTTAGTTCTGTAATGTTTGATGGTTCTCACCTAGCTTTTGAAGAAAACTACGAAAAATCAATTAAAGTAATCGAAGCTGCTAAAAAATACGACGCTTCAGTAGAACTTGAAGTTGGGACAATTGGTGGTGAAGAAGATGGTGTTGTTGGTAATGGCGAATTAGCCAACCCACAAGAATGTAAGAAGATGAAAGACTTAGGCTGTGATATGCTAGCAGCTGGTATTGGTAATATCCATGGTATTTACCCAGAGTCTTGAAAATCATTAAACTTTGAAGTTCTAAGTGAACTTAAAAAAGCAAGTGATGCTTCTTTAGTACTACACGGTGGTAGCGGTATACCTAATGAACAAGTTAAAAAAGCAATTAGTTTAGGTGTAACTAAGGTAAATGTTAACACTGAATGTCAATTAGCTTTTGCAGCAGCTACTAGAAAATACATTCTAGAAGAAAAAGATCTTGATCAACACAAAAAAGGTTATGACCCACGTAAGATGTTAAAACCAGGGTTTGAAGCTATTAAAGCTACTTGTATTGAAAAGATCAAGTTATTTGGTTCAGAAAACAAAGCTTAG
- the ychF gene encoding redox-regulated ATPase YchF: protein MLKAGIIGLPNVGKSTLFNAITTANSLVANYPFATIEPSFGTVELIDQRLNQLVKQIEPDKIVYATIMFVDIAGLVKGASKGEGLGNKFLSNIREVDCLIHVVRCFDNKNITHVHNHVDPVSDIETINLELIISDLEIVDNRINKLKRKYESGDSSVAVEYELLTNIKKTLEQNRMLDLSEFSQEELTIIKNFNLLTAKPRIYVGNINETYLSDPLKSPHVQALAEFCKKNSEQYLTICAEIEQEISNSLAQEKELEEIIQMFGIEETGLNKIAFKAYEMLGLCTFFTYGKKEVRAWTFKKNSLAPTCAGVIHSDFERGFIKAEVIHWSDLIKYGSELKAKEAGKLRLEGKQYVVQDGDVINFKFNV, encoded by the coding sequence ATGCTAAAAGCAGGTATTATTGGATTGCCCAATGTGGGTAAATCCACATTGTTTAACGCGATTACAACCGCTAATAGCTTGGTTGCTAACTATCCTTTTGCAACAATCGAACCTAGCTTTGGAACCGTTGAACTAATCGATCAACGCTTAAACCAATTAGTTAAACAAATTGAACCAGACAAGATTGTTTATGCAACAATCATGTTTGTTGATATTGCTGGTTTAGTTAAAGGTGCCTCTAAAGGTGAAGGTTTGGGTAATAAGTTCTTAAGCAATATCCGTGAAGTTGATTGTTTAATTCACGTGGTAAGATGTTTTGATAATAAAAACATCACTCACGTGCATAATCATGTTGATCCTGTTAGTGATATAGAAACAATTAATTTAGAATTGATTATCTCAGATCTTGAGATCGTTGATAATCGCATTAACAAGCTTAAAAGAAAGTATGAATCAGGTGATAGCTCAGTAGCCGTTGAATACGAATTACTAACCAACATTAAAAAAACGCTTGAACAAAATAGGATGTTAGATCTATCTGAATTTAGTCAAGAAGAATTAACAATCATTAAGAACTTTAACTTACTAACAGCTAAACCTAGAATCTATGTTGGTAATATTAATGAAACATACCTATCAGATCCACTAAAAAGTCCACACGTTCAAGCGTTAGCTGAATTCTGTAAGAAAAACTCAGAACAATACTTAACGATCTGTGCTGAGATTGAACAAGAGATCTCTAACTCTTTAGCTCAAGAAAAGGAGCTAGAAGAAATCATTCAAATGTTCGGGATCGAAGAAACCGGGTTAAATAAGATTGCTTTTAAAGCTTATGAGATGCTTGGGCTATGTACTTTCTTTACCTATGGTAAGAAAGAAGTTAGAGCTTGAACATTTAAGAAAAACTCTTTAGCACCAACTTGTGCTGGTGTCATTCACTCAGACTTTGAACGAGGTTTTATTAAAGCCGAAGTAATTCATTGATCTGATCTAATCAAGTATGGATCTGAATTAAAAGCTAAAGAAGCTGGTAAACTTCGTCTTGAAGGTAAACAATACGTTGTTCAAGACGGTGATGTCATTAATTTCAAATTTAATGTTTAA
- a CDS encoding thymidine kinase, with amino-acid sequence MAKKNAMTTTNGWIEAICGPMFAGKTDELIRKIKRYQYADVKSLVFSPATDTRSAQEIINSRDGRKINSIKINKAFEIYDYVLEHKPQLVGIDEVQFFDDSIIEVIQTLADNQINVIVAGLDRDFRGEPFGPIPKILGIAETVIRLTAICSDCGAEASRTQRLIDNQPADYNSETILIGDTESYAARCRHHHKVPNRPINDQTKNFKRALKNNFDKIVEQSSKD; translated from the coding sequence ATGGCTAAGAAGAATGCAATGACGACCACCAATGGCTGAATCGAAGCAATTTGTGGTCCGATGTTTGCTGGTAAAACAGATGAACTAATTCGCAAGATTAAACGTTATCAGTATGCTGATGTGAAATCATTAGTTTTTTCACCAGCTACTGATACTAGATCAGCTCAAGAGATTATTAATTCTAGGGATGGTCGCAAAATTAATTCGATTAAGATTAATAAAGCGTTTGAGATTTATGATTATGTTTTAGAACACAAACCTCAATTAGTGGGAATTGATGAAGTTCAATTCTTTGATGATTCGATTATTGAAGTAATCCAAACGTTAGCTGATAATCAAATTAATGTTATTGTGGCTGGATTAGATCGTGATTTTAGAGGTGAGCCATTTGGTCCAATTCCTAAGATCTTAGGAATTGCTGAAACAGTGATTCGACTAACTGCAATTTGTTCAGATTGTGGTGCTGAAGCTAGTCGAACTCAACGCTTGATTGATAACCAACCAGCGGACTATAATTCTGAAACAATTTTGATTGGTGATACCGAATCATACGCTGCAAGATGTCGCCATCACCACAAGGTACCTAACCGTCCAATCAACGATCAAACCAAGAACTTCAAACGTGCACTAAAAAATAATTTTGATAAAATAGTAGAGCAATCTTCAAAAGATTAA
- the rplK gene encoding 50S ribosomal protein L11 — MAKKEITRIAKLELIGGQAKPGPALASVGINMGEFTKQFNDKTKDRNGDVVPVIITAFNDKSFTFELKTTPVTILLKKAAKIESGAKNPKTEKVGKISREEALKIAEYKMPDLNAYDAEAALRMVAGTAKQMGLEIEGVDPVTKSKKGSK; from the coding sequence GTGGCTAAAAAAGAAATCACAAGAATTGCCAAACTAGAACTAATCGGTGGTCAGGCTAAGCCTGGACCAGCTTTAGCTTCAGTTGGTATTAATATGGGTGAATTCACCAAACAATTTAACGATAAGACTAAAGATCGTAACGGAGATGTAGTTCCTGTTATTATTACTGCATTTAATGACAAGAGCTTTACATTCGAATTAAAGACAACTCCGGTTACGATCCTTCTAAAGAAGGCTGCTAAGATTGAAAGTGGTGCTAAAAACCCTAAAACTGAAAAAGTTGGAAAGATCTCTAGAGAAGAAGCTTTAAAGATCGCTGAATACAAAATGCCTGATCTTAATGCATACGATGCAGAAGCTGCTTTAAGAATGGTAGCTGGTACAGCTAAACAAATGGGATTAGAAATCGAAGGTGTCGATCCTGTTACTAAGAGCAAGAAAGGATCTAAATAG
- the rplA gene encoding 50S ribosomal protein L1, with protein sequence MAKKLTKKTKAALSSFDPKQIYDLDQAIEIAKKTSITKFESSIDIAIKLNLDTTKADQQLRGAISLPHNVSKPIRILAITDQQAEAKQAGADFIGEIDKINEIKAGWMDFDVIITNPKFMIELGKLGKILGPKGLMPNPKTGTVTQDIATAITEYRKGKKEYRTDTFGNIHMTVGKQSTDTNKIVENANALIDLIKSRRPSAVKGVYIQNISVSSTMGPGVKVKIN encoded by the coding sequence ATGGCTAAGAAATTAACTAAAAAAACTAAAGCTGCGCTAAGTAGTTTTGATCCTAAACAAATCTATGATTTAGATCAAGCAATTGAAATTGCTAAAAAAACTTCAATCACTAAATTTGAAAGCTCAATTGATATCGCGATCAAATTAAACTTAGACACAACTAAAGCTGATCAACAACTAAGAGGGGCAATTTCATTACCTCACAACGTTTCAAAACCAATCAGAATTTTAGCAATTACTGATCAACAAGCTGAAGCTAAACAAGCTGGTGCTGATTTCATTGGTGAAATCGATAAGATTAATGAGATCAAAGCTGGTTGAATGGACTTTGATGTAATTATTACCAACCCTAAATTCATGATCGAATTAGGTAAACTAGGTAAGATCTTAGGTCCTAAGGGATTAATGCCTAATCCTAAGACAGGTACAGTTACTCAAGATATTGCTACAGCAATTACAGAATACCGTAAAGGTAAAAAAGAATACCGTACTGACACATTTGGTAATATCCACATGACTGTTGGTAAACAATCAACTGATACAAACAAGATTGTTGAAAACGCTAACGCATTAATCGATTTAATCAAATCAAGAAGACCAAGTGCTGTCAAAGGTGTTTATATTCAAAACATCTCAGTCTCATCAACAATGGGTCCAGGAGTTAAGGTTAAAATTAATTAG
- the pth gene encoding aminoacyl-tRNA hydrolase, which produces MKLVVGLGNPGFEYEHTRHNIGFKIVDKLLDVLNLELDKSQFNGIYVKHQDFIIAKPLTYMNLSGNFVRELVNFYKIKLDDILVIHDELAFNLGVVRLKQNGSANGQKGVANIIDQLGTQNFKRLRVGIKNEYLKNISSFVLSKFSPNEAILLESAVASASVIAYDFLKSNKSFSQLMNEYNQ; this is translated from the coding sequence ATGAAACTAGTTGTTGGTTTAGGCAATCCTGGGTTTGAATACGAACACACTCGTCATAATATTGGATTTAAGATTGTTGACAAGTTGTTAGATGTTTTAAATCTAGAATTAGATAAATCCCAATTTAATGGGATTTATGTCAAACACCAAGATTTTATTATTGCTAAACCCTTAACTTATATGAACTTGTCAGGGAACTTTGTTCGTGAACTGGTTAACTTCTACAAGATTAAGCTCGATGATATCTTAGTAATTCACGACGAACTTGCTTTTAATCTTGGAGTAGTAAGATTAAAGCAAAACGGTTCAGCTAACGGACAAAAGGGTGTGGCTAATATCATTGATCAACTAGGCACCCAAAACTTTAAACGCCTGAGAGTAGGGATCAAAAACGAATACTTAAAAAATATCTCTTCTTTTGTTTTAAGTAAGTTCAGTCCTAATGAGGCAATCCTATTAGAAAGTGCAGTTGCTTCAGCTAGTGTGATTGCTTATGATTTTCTTAAATCAAATAAGAGCTTCAGCCAATTAATGAATGAATACAATCAATAA